One Oryza sativa Japonica Group chromosome 8, ASM3414082v1 DNA window includes the following coding sequences:
- the LOC4345707 gene encoding receptor-like protein kinase → MRLVVWHWFFFFFFTSVSSSWSLTSDGLALLSLSRDLILPHSISSTWKASDTTPCNWDGVSCNKKNSVVSLDLSSSGVSGSLGPQIGLMKSLQVLSLSNNSISGSIPQELGNCSMLDQLDLSSNSFSGEIPASLGDIKKLSSLSLYSNSLTGEIPEGLFKNQFLEQVYLHYNKLSGSIPLTVGEMTSLRYLWLHGNKLSGVLPDSIGNCTKLEELYLLDNQLSGSLPKTLSYIKGLKIFDITANSFTGEITFSFEDCKLEVFILSFNQISNEIPSWLGNCSSLTQLAFVNNNISGQIPSSLGLLRNLSQLLLSENSLSGPIPPEIGNCQLLVWLELDANQLNGTVPKELANLRKLEKLFLFENRLIGEFPEDIWSIKSLQSVLIYENSFTGRLPPVLAELKFLKNITLFNNFFTGVIPPDLGVNSRLTQIDFTNNSFVGGIPPNICSGKRLRILDLGLNLLNGSIPSNVMDCPSLERFILQNNNLSGPIPQFRNCANLSYIDLSHNSLSGNIPASLGRCVNITMIKWSENKLVGPIPSEIRDLVNLRVLNLSQNSLQGVLPVQISSCSKLYLLDLSFNSLNGSALTTVSNLKFLSQLRLQENKFSGGIPDSLSQLDMLIELQLGGNVLGGSIPSSLGRLVKLGIALNICSNGLVGGIPPLLSNLVELQSLDLSLNGLTGDLDMLGNLQLLHVLNVSYNRFSGPVPENLLNFLVSSPSSFNGNPDLCISCHTNGSYCKGSNVLKPCGETKKLHKHVKIAVIVIGSLFVGAVSILILSCILLKFYHPKTKNLESVSTLFEGSSSKLNEVIEATENFDDKYIIGTGAHGTVYKATLRSGEVYAVKKLAISAQKGSYKSMIRELKTLGKIKHRNLIKLKEFWLRSEYGFMLYVYMEQGSLQDVLHGIQPPPSLDWSVRYTIALGTAHGLAYLHDDCQPAIIHRDIKPSNILLNGDMVPHIADFGIAKLMDQSSSAPQTTGVIGTFGYMAPELAFSTRSSIESDVYSYGVILLELLTKKQVVDPSFPDNMDIVGWVTATLNGTDQIELVCDSTLMEEVYGTVEIEEVSKVLSLALRCAAKEASRRPPMADVVKELTDVRKSAGKLSKPEKTASRSSS, encoded by the exons ATGAGGCTGGTTGTGTGGCActggtttttcttcttcttcttcacttcTGTTTCATCGTCTTGGAGTTTGACTTCAGATGGTCTAGCCCTTCTTTCTCTGTCTAGGGATCTCATATTACCTCATTCCATAAGCTCCACTTGGAAAGCTTCTGATACAACTCCTTGTAATTGGGATGGGGTTTCCTGCAACAAAAAGAATAGTGTGGTTTCTCTTGACCTGTCATCTTCTGGAGTTTCTGGTTCTCTTGGACCCCAAATAGGACTTATGAAGAGCCTACAAGTACTCAGTTTGTCAAATAACAGCATATCTGGTTCAATCCCTCAAGAATTGGGCAATTGTAGCATGCTTGATCAATTGGATTTGTCCAGTAACAGTTTTTCTGGTGAGATACCAGCATCCCTTGGTGACATCAAAAAGCTTTCGTCTCTCTCTTTGTACAGTAACTCCCTCACTGGTGAAATACCAGAGGGGTTGTTCAAGAATCAGTTTCTGGAGCAAGTGTACCTCCATTACAATAAACTCAGTGGTTCTATCCCCTTGACAGTTGGAGAAATGACTAGCCTTAGGTACCTGTGGCTGCATGGCAATAAATTATCTGGAGTTCTACCAGATTCAATTGGCAACTGCACCAAGTTGGAGGAGCTCTATCTACTAGATAATCAATTGAGTGGGAGTCTTCCGAAAACCTTGAGCTATATCAAAGGACTGAAGATTTTCGATATTACCGCAAATAGTTTCACAGGTGAGATCACATTTAGTTTTGAGGATTGCAAGCTTGAGGTATTCATATTGTCATTCAATCAGATTAGCAACGAAATTCCATCATGGCTAGGGAATTGTAGTAGCTTGACACAGCTTGCATTTGTCAACAATAATATATCTGGCCAGATTCCATCGTCTCTGGGTTTATTGAGAAACCTCTCTCAACTTTTACTTTCTGAGAACTCACTTTCTGGGCCAATTCCTCCTGAGATAGGTAACTGCCAGTTGCTGGTGTGGCTGGAGTTGGATGCAAACCAGCTCAATGGCACTGTTCCTAAAGAGCTGGCAAATCTGAGAAAATTGGAGAAACTCTTTCTGTTTGAAAACCGCCTCATTGGGGAGTTCCCTGAGGATATTTGGAGCATCAAGAGCCTGCAAAGTGTCCTTATCTATGAAAACAGTTTTACTGGGAGGCTACCTCCAGTGCTAGCTGAGCTGAAGTTCCTGAAGAACATTACACTTTTCAACAATTTCTTCACTGGAGTTATACCACCAGATTTGGGTGTTAATAGTCGTTTAACCCAAATTGATTTCACAAACAACAGTTTTGTTGGTGGAATCCCGCCTAACATTTGTTCAGGGAAAAGATTGAGAATTTTGGACTTGGGGCTTAATCTTCTCAATGGTAGCATCCCATCCAATGTTATGGACTGCCCAAGTTTGGAACGATTTATTCTCCAAAACAACAATCTAAGTGGGCCCATTCCACAATTTAGGAACTGTGCAAATCTGAGCTATATAGATCTGAGTCATAATTCCTTAAGTGGCAACATTCCAGCAAGCTTGGGGAGATGTGTAAATATTACGATGATAAAATGGTCAGAAAACAAGTTGGTTGGTCCAATACCATCTGAAATTAGAGACTTGGTGAATTTGAGAGTGCTAAACCTCTCGCAAAACAGCCTGCAAGGTGTTCTTCCAGTGCAGATTTCTAGTTGCTCCAAGCTGTACTTGCTTGACTTGAGTTTCAACTCTTTGAATGGTTCGGCACTCACAACCGTAAGCAACCTTAAGTTTCTGTCACAACTACGGTTACAAGAGAATAAATTCAGTGGAGGCATACCTGATTCCCTCTCGCAGTTGGATATGCTTATTGAGCTGCAACTTGGTGGCAACGTTCTTGGGGGCAGTATCCCTTCATCGTTAGGAAGGTTGGTAAAACTGGGCATTGCATTGAATATTTGTAGCAATGGACTCGTTGGTGGCATTCCGCCATTATTGAGCAATTTGGTGGAGCTGCAAAGTTTAGATTTGTCACTTAATGGCCTCACTGGAGACCTAGACATGTTAGGAAACTTACAATTACTGCATGTATTGAATGTTTCCTACAATAGATTCAGTGGTCCGGTCCCAGAAAATCTTCTGAATTTTCTGGTTTCCTCACCGAGCTCCTTTAATGGCAATCCAGACCTCTGTATCTCTTGCCATACCAATGGTTCTTATTGCAAGGGGTCTAATGTTTTGAAACCTTGTGGAGAGACCAAAAAACTACACAAACACGTCAAGATTGCTGTTATAGTTATTGGTTCATTGTTCGTTGGAGCAGTTTCCATACTTATACTGAGTTGCATCCTTTTAAAGTTTTATCATCCAAAGACAAAAAATTTAGAATCAGTCAGTACTCTGTTTGAAGGTTCTTCTTCTAAATTAAATGAGGTTATAGAGGCTACTGAAAACTTTGATGACAAGTATATCATCGGTACTGGTGCTCATGGAACTGTTTACAAGGCAACACTGAGGTCAGGAGAAGTATATGCTGTAAAGAAGCTTGCAATATCTGCACAGAAAGGTTCGTACAAAAGCATGATCAGAGAACTGAAGACATTAGGCAAAATCAAGCATCGGAACTTGATAAAGCTGAAAGAGTTTTGGTTAAGAAGTGAGTATGGGTTCATGCTTTATGTTTATATGGAGCAAGGTAGCCTTCAAGATGTTCTGCATGGGATCCAACCTCCTCCAAGTTTGGACTGGAGTGTGCGCTATACCATAGCTCTTGGTACTGCCCATGGGCTAGCGTATCTTCATGATGACTGTCAACCTGCAATTATTCACCGAGATATTAAGCCCAGTAATATACTTCTGAATGGGGACATGGTTCCACATATAGCAGATTTTGGCATTGCAAAGCTCATGGACCAGTCTTCTTCTGCTCCACAGACTACTGGAGTTATTGGCACCTTTGGATATATGGCCCCAG AGTTGGCATTTTCCACCAGGAGTAGTATCGAGTCCGATGTATACAGCTACGGCGTCATACTCCTTGAGCTGCTAACAAAAAAACAGGTGGTGGATCCCTCGTTCCCCGACAACATGGACATTGTCGGTTGGGTGACCGCAACGCTCAACGGCACCGACCAAATCGAACTCGTCTGCGACTCGACGCTGATGGAGGAAGTCTATGGCACGGTGGAAATAGAGGAAGTCAGCAAGGTCCTGTCCTTGGCTCTTAGGTGCGCAGCGAAGGAAGCGAGCCGAAGGCCGCCCATGGCCGATGTTGTGAAGGAGCTGACTGATGTCAGGAAATCCGCCGGGAAGTTGTCCAAGCCGGAGAAGACGGCCTCCCGGAGCTCGTCCTGA
- the LOC4345708 gene encoding receptor-like protein kinase produces MGLHIWCWLVVLFSLAPLCCSLSADGLALLDLAKTLILPSSISSNWSADDATPCTWKGVDCDEMSNVVSLNLSYSGLSGSLGPQIGLMKHLKVIDLSGNGISGPMPSSIGNCTKLEVLHLLRNRLSGILPDTLSNIEALRVFDLSRNSFTGKVNFRFENCKLEEFILSFNYLRGEIPVWIGNCSSLTQLAFVNNSITGQIPSSIGLLRNLSYLVLSQNSLSGTIPPEIGNCQLLIWLHLDANQLEGTIPKELANLRNLQKLYLFENCLTGEFPEDIWGIQSLLSVDIYKNNFTGQLPIVLAEMKQLQQITLFNNSFTGVIPQGLGVNSSLSVIDFINNSFVGTIPPKICSGGRLEVLNLGSNLLNGSIPSGIADCPTLRRVILNQNNLIGSIPQFVNCSSLNYIDLSYNLLSGDIPASLSKCINVTFVNWSWNKLAGLIPSEIGNLGNLSSLNLSGNRLYGELPVEISGCSKLYKLDLSYNSLNGSALTTVSSLKFLSQLRLQENKFSGGIPDSLSQLDMLIELQLGGNILGGSIPSSLGKLVKLGIALNLSRNGLVGDIPPLGNLVELQSLDLSFNNLTGGLASLGNLQFLYFLNVSYNMFSGPVPKNLVRFLNSTPSSFSGNADLCISCHENDSSCTGSNVLRPCGSMSKKSALTPLKVAMIVLGSVFAGAFLILCVLLKYNFKPKINSDLGILFQGSSSKLNEAVEVTENFNNKYIIGSGAHGIVYKAVLRSGEVYAVKKLVHAAHKGSNASMIRELQTLGQIRHRNLIRLNEFLFKHEYGLILYDFMENGSLYDVLHGTEPTPTLDWSIRYSIALGTAHGLAYLHNDCHPAIIHRDIKPKNILLDNDMVPHISDFGIAKLMDQYPAALQTTGIVGTIGYMAPEMAFSTKATTEFDVYSYGVVLLELITRKMAVDSSFPGNMDIVSWVSSKLNETNQIETICDPALITEVYGTHEMEEVRKLLSLALRCTAKEASQRPSMAVVVKELTDARHVAGSYSKQNSGPSNS; encoded by the exons ATGGGACTGCACATATGGTGTTGGTTGGTTGTCTTGTTCAGCTTGGCCCCATTGTGTTGTAGTTTGAGCGCAGATGGCCTGGCTCTTCTGGATCTAGCCAAGACTCTGATACTGCCCAGCTCCATAAGCTCGAATTGGAGTGCTGATGATGCAACTCCGTGTACATGGAAAGGAGTTGATTGTGATGAAATGAGCAATGTGGTTTCTCTTAACTTATCATATTCTGGATTGTCTGGTTCTCTAGGTCCTCAGATAGGACTCATGAAGCACCTGAAAGTCATTGATTTATCAGGTAATGGTATATCAGGACCAATGCCCAGTTCCATTGGCAACTGCACCAAACTGGAGGTGCTCCATCTACTACGTAATCGATTGAGTGGGATCCTTCCAGATACATTGAGCAATATTGAAGCATTAAGGGTTTTTGATCTCTCCCGCAATAGCTTCACAGGCAAGGTCAATTTCAGATTTGAGAACTGCAAGCTTGAGGAGTTCATCTTGTCATTCAATTATCTCAGAGGCGAAATCCCGGTGTGGATAGGGAATTGCAGCAGCTTGACACAGCTTGCATTTGTCAACAATAGTATCACCGGTCAAATACCAAGTTCAATCGGTTTATTGAGAAACCTTTCTTACCTTGTACTTTCCCAGAACTCCTTGTCTGGCACAATCCCTCCTGAGATTGGTAACTGCCAATTGCTGATATGGCTGCATCTAGATGCAAACCAGCTCGAGGGCACTATACCAAAAGAACTAGCAAACCTGAGGAACTTGCAGAAGCTCTATCTTTTTGAGAATTGCCTCACTGGGGAGTTTCCTGAAGATATATGGGGAATCCAAAGCCTACTATCTGTCGACATCTATAAAAACAATTTCACTGGGCAGCTGCCTATAGTGTTGGCTGAGATGAAGCAGCTCCAGCAAATTACGCTATTCAATAATTCATTCACTGGTGTCATACCACAGGGGTTGGGTGTAAATAGCAGTTTGTCCGTAATTGATTTCATAAACAATAGTTTTGTTGGCACAATCCCTCCAAAAATTTGTTCAGGGGGAAGATTGGAAGTTTTGAACTTGGGTTCAAATCTTCTCAATGGTAGCATCCCCTCTGGTATCGCTGACTGCCCAACTTTGAGACGAGTAATTCTCAACCAAAATAATCTCATTGGATCAATTCCACAATTTGTAAATTGTAGCAGTCTTAATTATATTGATCTCAGCTATAATTTATTAAGTGGGGACATTCCTGCTAGCTTGAGCAAATGTATCAATGTTACATTTGTGAACTGGTCATGGAACAAGCTTGCTGGTCTAATACCATCAGAAATTGGGAACTTAGGGAACTTAAGTAGTCTTAACCTCTCAGGAAACAGACTATATGGTGAACTCCCTGTGGAAATTTCTGGATGCTCCAAGTTATATAAGCTTGATTTGAGCTACAACTCTTTGAACGGTTCGGCACTCACAACTGTAAGTAGCCTTAAATTTCTGTCACAGCTACGGTTGCAGGAGAATAAATTCAGTGGAGGTATACCTGATTCTTTATCTCAGTTGGATATGCTTATTGAACTGCAACTTGGTGGCAACATTCTTGGGGGTAGTATCCCTTCATCGTTAGGAAAGTTAGTTAAACTGGGCATTGCATTAAACCTCAGTAGAAATGGACTAGTTGGTGACATTCCACCACTAGGCAATTTGGTGGAGCTGCAGAGTTTAGATTTGTCATTTAATAACCTCACCGGAGGTCTTGCTTCATTAGGAAACCTACAGTTTTTGTATTTCTTGAATGTTTCCTACAACATGTTTAGTGGACCAGTACCAAAAAATCTTGTGAGGTTTCTGAATTCCACTCCAAGTTCATTTAGTGGAAATGCAGATCTATGTATCTCTTGCCATGAAAATGATTCATCTTGCACAGGTTCTAATGTTTTGAGACCTTGTGGTTCAATGAGTAAAAAAAGTGCACTCACACCACTCAAGGTTGCTATGATAGTTCTTGGTTCGGTTTTTGCTGGTGCATTTCTGATACTCTGTGTCCTTCTAAAATATAATTTCAAGCCTAAGATTAACAGTGATTTAGGTATATTATTTCAAGGATCTTCTTCTAAATTAAATGAGGCTGTAGAAGTGACTGAAAACTTCAATAACAAGTACATTATCGGTTCCGGGGCCCATGGAATTGTCTACAAGGCAGTACTGAGGTCAGGAGAAGTATATGCTGTAAAGAAGCTTGTACATGCTGCTCACAAGGGCTCAAATGCAAGCATGATCCGCGAGCTGCAGACGCTTGGTCAAATTAGGCACAGGAACCTGATAAGACTTAATGAATTCTTGTTTAAGCATGAGTATGGTTTGATCCTATATGATTTTATGGAGAATGGTAGCCTGTATGATGTGTTGCATGGGACTGAGCCCACTCCAACTTTGGACTGGAGCATCCGCTACAGCATAGCTCTTGGAACAGCCCATGGTCTAGCATATCTCCATAATGACTGTCACCCTGCTATCATACATCGAGATATTAAACCAAAAAATATATTGCTGGACAACGACATGGTACCGCATATCTCAGATTTTGGCATTGCAAAGCTCATGGATCAATATCCTGCTGCTTTACAGACCACAGGAATCGTTGGTACTATTGGATATATGGCCCCAG AAATGGCCTTTTCAACCAAGGCTACCACAGAATTCGATGTGTACAGTTACGGTGTGGTATTACTTGAGTTGATCACCAGAAAGATGGCTGTGGATTCCTCATTCCCTGGCAACATGGACATAGTTAGCTGGGTATCCTCCAAGTTGAATGAGACTAATCAGATCGAAACTATTTGCGACCCAGCTCTCATTACTGAAGTATATGGAACACATGAAATGGAAGAAGTGCGCAAGCTGTTGTCATTAGCTCTTAGATGCACAGCAAAGGAGGCAAGCCAAAGGCCTTCCATGGCCGTTGTTGTCAAAGAGCTGACAGATGCAAGACATGTTGCTGGCTCATACTCGAAGCAGAATTCAGGCCCCAGCAATTCTTGA